A stretch of the Pantoea nemavictus genome encodes the following:
- a CDS encoding TonB-dependent siderophore receptor: MSVNAKKSAIPAVALQFRFNRLYLSLASILLLAPAAFSAAAEETLTVNADTRESVTSPLQGYVAKESAAGTKTSTPLRKTPQSISVITREQMDDQAAASVADALSYTSGVLTNYRGNSNRNDEIIARGFRYAPKFLDGLSYGLSGQGGAAGQIDPWLLERVEMIHGPASVLYGQVNPGGIVAMTSKRPTAQSIHKVQLSSGNQHLGEAAFDFGGKLNDDNTLFYRLNGIASTKHEFVKDNKQQRMAIAPAITWLPNADTSFTLLTMYQNEPKAGYRNFLPASGTLKESSAGFIPYDFNVSDPSFNEAKREQTSVGYIFEHNLSDNVSFTQNLRYSNMDESYKYLVYTFDADNDHSINRRPQHDKIKSKELGLDNQLKATFDTGNVAHTVLGGLDYKWSDVDNKLWLDRGDQYILDWANPTRISINENDLTLTTSTRKKLDQVGVYLQDQLEWNQWNLLLSGRNDWSEIRTQDRTDNSESQQNDNKFTGRAGLLYAFDNGISPYVSYSTSFEPNLSSGAPGTDPFKPTTGEQTEVGVKYQPVGWDAVFTVSAFDITQKNITAYNNVTGYNEQIGKVRSKGIETEAHAQITPEIKLLAAYTYTDAVTKESSITERIGHSPSSIPRHAASAWGSYTFLDGVLNGFTLGSGVRYTGTTPADETGTDNVPHYTLYDVMAKYELGEAMNSLRGTTLQLNVNNVADKHYVASCSNSSACFYGSGRSIVASVNYSW; the protein is encoded by the coding sequence ATGTCCGTTAACGCAAAAAAATCAGCAATACCTGCTGTGGCACTGCAATTCAGATTCAATCGGTTATATCTCTCCCTGGCCTCAATTTTGTTGCTGGCACCTGCGGCATTCAGCGCGGCCGCGGAAGAAACCCTTACCGTGAATGCCGATACGCGTGAAAGTGTGACCTCACCGCTGCAGGGTTATGTGGCGAAAGAGAGCGCGGCAGGCACTAAAACATCCACGCCGCTGCGTAAAACGCCGCAATCCATTTCGGTGATTACGCGCGAGCAGATGGACGACCAGGCGGCGGCCTCGGTGGCAGATGCGCTGAGCTACACCAGCGGCGTGCTGACTAACTATCGCGGCAACTCCAATCGTAACGATGAGATCATTGCGCGCGGTTTCCGCTATGCGCCGAAGTTCCTGGATGGGCTGAGCTATGGTTTGTCCGGTCAGGGGGGCGCAGCAGGGCAGATCGATCCCTGGCTGCTGGAGCGCGTAGAGATGATTCATGGCCCAGCCTCGGTGCTGTACGGCCAGGTGAATCCGGGCGGTATTGTTGCCATGACCAGCAAACGCCCGACCGCGCAGAGCATTCACAAAGTACAGCTCAGTAGCGGCAATCAGCATTTGGGTGAAGCGGCGTTTGATTTCGGCGGCAAGCTGAATGATGACAACACGCTGTTCTACCGCCTGAACGGCATCGCCAGCACCAAACATGAGTTCGTCAAAGACAACAAACAGCAGCGAATGGCGATTGCGCCAGCGATCACCTGGCTGCCCAATGCCGATACCAGCTTCACGCTATTGACGATGTATCAGAACGAGCCAAAAGCGGGCTATCGTAACTTCCTGCCCGCCAGCGGGACCTTGAAAGAGAGCAGCGCAGGCTTCATTCCTTACGACTTCAACGTTAGCGATCCGAGCTTCAACGAAGCCAAGCGCGAGCAGACGTCAGTCGGGTATATCTTCGAGCACAACCTGAGCGACAACGTCAGCTTCACGCAGAATTTGCGCTACAGCAACATGGACGAATCGTACAAATATCTGGTGTATACCTTTGATGCCGATAACGATCACTCGATCAACCGTCGTCCGCAGCACGACAAGATCAAGTCGAAAGAGTTGGGCCTGGATAACCAGCTGAAAGCCACGTTTGATACCGGCAATGTCGCGCACACTGTGCTCGGCGGGCTGGATTACAAGTGGAGCGACGTCGATAACAAACTGTGGCTCGACAGGGGCGATCAATACATTCTCGATTGGGCTAATCCTACGCGTATCAGTATTAACGAGAACGATCTGACGCTGACCACCAGCACGCGCAAGAAGCTCGATCAGGTTGGCGTTTATCTGCAGGATCAGCTGGAGTGGAATCAGTGGAATCTGCTGCTGTCGGGGCGTAATGACTGGAGCGAAATTCGCACCCAGGATCGCACCGATAACAGCGAATCCCAGCAGAATGACAACAAGTTTACCGGCCGCGCGGGTTTGCTGTATGCGTTTGATAACGGGATTTCACCTTATGTCAGCTACAGCACTTCATTTGAGCCAAACCTGAGCAGCGGCGCACCGGGCACCGATCCGTTTAAACCGACCACCGGCGAACAGACGGAAGTGGGCGTGAAGTATCAGCCGGTTGGCTGGGATGCGGTCTTTACCGTTTCGGCATTTGATATCACGCAGAAAAATATCACTGCCTACAACAACGTGACGGGCTATAACGAGCAGATCGGTAAAGTGCGTTCGAAGGGTATTGAAACCGAAGCGCATGCGCAGATTACGCCTGAGATCAAACTGTTGGCCGCCTATACCTACACCGATGCGGTGACCAAAGAGAGCAGCATCACCGAACGTATTGGTCACTCACCGTCGAGCATTCCGCGTCATGCGGCGTCAGCGTGGGGCAGCTATACCTTCCTTGATGGCGTACTGAACGGCTTTACATTGGGTAGCGGCGTACGTTACACCGGCACCACGCCAGCGGATGAGACCGGCACCGACAACGTGCCGCACTACACGCTGTATGACGTGATGGCAAAGTATGAGCTGGGTGAAGCGATGAATTCGCTGCGCGGCACCACGCTGCAGCTGAACGTTAATAACGTAGCGGATAAGCACTACGTAGCCTCTTGCAGTAACTCCAGCGCCTGCTTCTACGGCAGCGGTCGTTCGATCGTCGCCTCGGTTAACTACAGCTGGTAA
- a CDS encoding DUF1778 domain-containing protein: protein MPKVPALSTDTRAVKDARVELKTSSNLKEVLKEAATAAGLDLSAFILNAALERAETVLDNQRRRQLSEESWQQVNQLMSEPAAPTLALQALMRRKRADGKVDK, encoded by the coding sequence ATGCCAAAAGTACCCGCACTTAGTACCGATACGCGCGCTGTTAAAGATGCGCGCGTCGAATTAAAAACCAGTTCAAATCTTAAAGAAGTTCTTAAGGAAGCAGCTACCGCTGCAGGATTAGATTTGAGTGCCTTTATCTTAAATGCGGCGCTTGAGCGTGCAGAAACCGTTTTGGATAATCAGCGACGTCGTCAGCTTTCTGAAGAGAGTTGGCAGCAAGTGAATCAGCTCATGTCTGAACCTGCAGCTCCGACGCTGGCATTACAAGCGTTGATGCGAAGGAAAAGAGCAGATGGAAAAGTCGACAAATAG
- the fes gene encoding enterochelin esterase, whose product MFLASADKMTDEWLPAGTVAQWLQQADVGEDGWWQRLYAAGTPLVERDDTGQTTMHFFWRDPEGHSALSSTQRVYVDINGVTDHHSEAPESLLRVGDSDVWHWSTHIESDWRGSYSLIPATAQQLPPLFCGDEEACRALQRKWWISLMPLAIPDKLNPTPPFLSSRRFALSNAHMPDAPDQSAWRALDAGLAETWPDALQTLQWHSELLNVTRNVWLYSTGQTDRPEQRPLAILLDGQNWVYGQPIFSALDQVTADGELPPTCWLFIDVIDSQHREAELPCNATFWQAVQQELLPLARQHAAFSSDANRTLVAGQSYGGLAALYAGLHWPQRFGRVLTQSGSFWWPNLQYIRDYANREHHAPGLLLQRLQQGTLPPGKLKIFQEVGDREADMVYVNQQIAPVLQAAGHELHFRRYAGGHDALCWRGGLIDGCRWLLADFLSPTSPSEGTHHV is encoded by the coding sequence ATGTTTCTAGCTAGCGCAGATAAAATGACAGATGAGTGGTTGCCCGCCGGGACAGTTGCGCAATGGTTGCAGCAGGCAGATGTGGGTGAAGATGGCTGGTGGCAGCGGCTTTACGCCGCCGGAACGCCGCTGGTGGAGCGTGACGACACCGGCCAAACCACCATGCACTTCTTCTGGCGCGATCCCGAAGGCCACTCCGCACTTTCATCCACGCAACGGGTGTATGTCGATATTAACGGCGTTACCGATCACCACAGCGAAGCACCGGAAAGTTTGCTGCGGGTGGGCGACAGCGACGTCTGGCATTGGTCGACGCATATTGAGTCAGACTGGCGCGGCAGTTACAGCCTGATCCCCGCCACCGCGCAGCAGTTGCCACCGCTGTTTTGTGGCGACGAAGAGGCGTGTCGCGCGCTGCAGCGCAAATGGTGGATTTCGCTGATGCCGCTGGCGATTCCCGACAAACTCAACCCCACGCCGCCGTTTCTCAGCAGCCGACGCTTTGCCCTGAGCAACGCACATATGCCGGATGCGCCGGATCAATCCGCATGGCGCGCGCTGGATGCCGGACTGGCTGAAACCTGGCCTGATGCGCTGCAAACCTTGCAGTGGCACAGCGAGTTGCTCAACGTGACGCGCAACGTCTGGCTGTACAGCACCGGGCAAACCGATCGGCCTGAACAGCGTCCGCTGGCGATTCTGCTCGACGGACAAAACTGGGTGTATGGCCAACCGATTTTCAGCGCGCTGGATCAGGTCACCGCGGATGGCGAACTGCCGCCGACCTGCTGGCTGTTTATCGATGTCATCGACAGTCAGCATCGCGAAGCTGAATTGCCGTGCAACGCCACCTTCTGGCAAGCAGTGCAGCAGGAACTCCTACCGCTGGCGCGCCAGCACGCCGCGTTCAGCAGCGACGCCAATCGCACGCTGGTGGCTGGGCAAAGTTACGGCGGACTGGCCGCGCTCTATGCCGGTTTGCACTGGCCGCAGCGCTTTGGCCGCGTTCTGACCCAATCCGGCTCCTTCTGGTGGCCCAATCTGCAGTACATCCGCGATTACGCCAACCGCGAGCATCACGCGCCTGGCCTGCTGCTACAGCGTCTGCAGCAAGGCACGCTGCCGCCGGGCAAGCTGAAGATCTTTCAGGAAGTGGGCGATCGCGAGGCCGACATGGTGTACGTCAACCAGCAGATCGCCCCGGTGCTTCAGGCTGCAGGCCATGAATTACATTTTCGCCGCTACGCCGGAGGGCACGATGCGCTGTGCTGGCGTGGCGGTTTGATCGACGGCTGCCGCTGGCTGCTGGCCGATTTTCTTTCCCCAACCTCACCCTCTGAAGGTACTCATCATGTCTGA
- a CDS encoding LysE family translocator: MALSHELILIYTTYFVATASPGPSNMAIMGTAMKQGRGAALALASGVIGGSMMWALLAACGVLTVLATFAQLLIVLKIGGGLYLLWLAYKAGKSALRKSDVGELAPGNEKARFGTMFRQGILMHVGNPKAILTWVAIMSVALKPGAAASTLPMIIAGCAAICVLVFGGYALLFSTAVMAAFYRRIRRGLDALLACCFTVAGLKLVFSRS; encoded by the coding sequence ATGGCGCTTTCACATGAATTGATTTTGATCTACACCACTTATTTCGTCGCCACCGCCAGTCCGGGTCCCAGCAACATGGCGATTATGGGCACGGCCATGAAACAGGGACGCGGCGCGGCGTTAGCCTTAGCCAGTGGCGTGATTGGCGGTTCGATGATGTGGGCGCTGTTGGCGGCCTGCGGCGTACTCACCGTGTTGGCTACCTTCGCGCAACTGCTGATTGTGCTGAAGATTGGCGGTGGTTTATATCTGCTGTGGCTGGCCTATAAGGCTGGAAAATCGGCACTGCGTAAGTCGGATGTCGGGGAATTAGCGCCGGGCAACGAAAAAGCGCGTTTTGGCACAATGTTCCGTCAGGGGATTTTAATGCACGTCGGCAATCCCAAGGCGATCCTGACCTGGGTAGCCATCATGTCGGTAGCGCTTAAACCGGGCGCCGCTGCGTCAACCTTACCGATGATTATCGCTGGCTGTGCGGCAATTTGCGTGCTGGTGTTTGGGGGCTATGCGCTGCTGTTTTCCACCGCAGTGATGGCAGCCTTCTATCGCCGCATCCGCCGTGGATTAGATGCGCTGCTGGCCTGTTGCTTTACCGTTGCGGGTTTGAAGTTGGTGTTCAGTCGCAGCTGA
- a CDS encoding PTS sugar transporter subunit IIB produces the protein MKRIILACAAGMSTSLLVTRIEKEAIARGLAYQIYAIPEQNLREELQNYGQEVVVVLLGPQVRFKLEENKKLTDSYQLPIAVIDSVAYGTLNGAKVLDQALALVH, from the coding sequence ATGAAACGTATTATTCTTGCCTGCGCGGCCGGCATGTCGACTTCGCTGCTGGTCACCCGCATTGAAAAAGAGGCGATAGCACGTGGCCTTGCGTATCAAATTTATGCCATTCCCGAGCAAAACCTGCGTGAAGAGTTACAAAATTACGGCCAGGAGGTGGTCGTGGTGCTGCTGGGGCCGCAGGTACGCTTTAAGCTGGAGGAGAATAAAAAGTTGACCGACAGCTATCAGCTGCCGATTGCGGTGATTGATAGCGTGGCGTACGGCACGTTGAATGGTGCAAAGGTACTCGATCAGGCGCTGGCTTTGGTACACTAG
- a CDS encoding PTS sugar transporter subunit IIC has product MSLQERLIDSLGSFATRFNSYRYIMAIKASFITLMPVIIVGAFSVLISNMVLDPKNGLASFASLSFLADLKPITSSINYATLSFLNIGAVFLIGIELGRINGIKTLFPGLLAIICFISVTPTTLQMLVDGQMHVVTDVLAKQFSDTKSLFLGMFIAILSVEIYCRLEQVERLKIKMPDTVPPNVAASFSALIPSIITVTLVATFGFIFHQITGMYLYDAVYKVVQQPLESVVQSLWGILLLMFVAQLFWVIGIHGNQMVKPIREPLLLGAILVNMNAFEQGKEAPNIITMPFWDVYMSIGGSGLTIGLLTAVMIATKRKEMREIAKLSFGPGLFNINEPVIFGMPIMLNPILAIPFIITPLVTGSIGYFATVMGFAGKAVVMVPWTTPPIINAWLSTAGSMGAVVTQIICIVVSVLIYLPFVKVAARRAEAAEAKNLQAELAQN; this is encoded by the coding sequence ATGTCTCTACAGGAACGTCTTATCGATTCACTGGGTAGCTTTGCCACGCGATTCAACAGCTACCGCTACATCATGGCGATCAAAGCCTCGTTTATTACCTTGATGCCGGTGATTATTGTCGGTGCTTTTTCGGTGCTGATTTCTAACATGGTGCTCGATCCGAAAAATGGCCTCGCCAGTTTCGCGTCACTGTCGTTTCTCGCCGATTTAAAACCGATCACCAGCAGTATTAATTACGCGACGCTGAGCTTTCTGAATATTGGTGCAGTGTTCCTGATTGGTATTGAACTCGGCCGCATCAACGGCATTAAAACGCTGTTTCCGGGCTTATTGGCGATCATCTGTTTTATCTCCGTCACGCCCACCACGCTGCAAATGCTGGTGGACGGGCAGATGCATGTGGTCACCGATGTGTTGGCGAAGCAGTTCTCCGATACCAAAAGTCTGTTCCTCGGCATGTTTATTGCCATTCTCTCGGTGGAGATTTATTGCCGGCTGGAGCAGGTTGAGCGGCTAAAAATCAAGATGCCGGATACCGTGCCGCCGAACGTGGCCGCGTCATTTTCCGCGCTGATTCCGTCGATCATCACCGTCACGCTGGTGGCTACCTTTGGCTTTATCTTCCATCAGATCACCGGCATGTACCTGTATGACGCCGTATATAAAGTGGTGCAGCAGCCGCTGGAGTCAGTGGTGCAGAGCCTGTGGGGCATTCTGCTGTTGATGTTTGTTGCCCAGCTGTTTTGGGTGATTGGTATTCACGGCAACCAAATGGTGAAACCGATTCGCGAGCCGCTGCTGCTGGGGGCAATTCTGGTCAACATGAACGCCTTCGAGCAGGGTAAGGAAGCGCCAAACATCATCACCATGCCGTTCTGGGATGTGTATATGAGCATTGGCGGTTCAGGCCTGACGATTGGTTTGTTAACCGCGGTGATGATTGCCACCAAACGTAAAGAGATGCGTGAAATCGCCAAACTGTCGTTTGGACCGGGCCTGTTTAATATTAATGAGCCGGTGATTTTTGGTATGCCGATCATGCTCAATCCCATTCTTGCCATTCCCTTCATCATTACGCCGCTGGTTACCGGTTCGATTGGCTATTTCGCCACGGTGATGGGTTTCGCCGGTAAAGCGGTGGTGATGGTTCCCTGGACCACGCCGCCGATTATCAACGCGTGGCTCTCTACCGCCGGTTCGATGGGCGCGGTGGTGACACAAATTATCTGCATCGTGGTTTCGGTATTGATTTATCTGCCCTTTGTCAAAGTGGCTGCGCGTCGAGCTGAAGCGGCGGAAGCGAAAAATTTGCAGGCAGAGCTGGCACAAAATTAA
- a CDS encoding glycoside hydrolase family 1 protein encodes MSKHTIRLPEGFILGAAASAWQTEGWSGKKAGQDSYLDAWYQQDRHVWHNGYGPAVATDFINRFREDVALMKAAGLTHYRTSINWSRFLTDYENAIVDEEYAAYYDQLIDEMQRQGIELMLCLEHYELPLQLLEAYGGWQSKHVVELFTRYVEKVFARYAGKVTRWFVFNEPIVVQTRVYLDAIRWPYEQNTHKWMQWNHHKNLATAKVVKLFRQQGYAGTIGTILNPEVTYPRSSAAHDVQAAQRYDLFYNRVFLDPAIKGTYPAEMLQLLAKHDVQWDATEEELAIIAANTVDEVGLNLYYPHRVKAPSRAWHPETPFHPAFYYEHFELPGRRMNSSRGWEIQPRIVFDMAQRMKEEYGNLPWFVAESGMGIENEAQFKNAQGEIQDDYRINFIAEHLYQAVRAREAGSNCLGYMLWAFTDNVSPMNAFKNRYGLIEIDLDNQRQRRMKKSAHWFRQLRDSQQLTLNIDDEAK; translated from the coding sequence ATGAGTAAGCACACCATTAGGCTGCCGGAAGGCTTTATTCTCGGCGCGGCGGCGTCGGCCTGGCAAACCGAAGGCTGGAGTGGCAAAAAAGCGGGGCAGGACTCTTACCTCGATGCCTGGTATCAGCAGGATCGTCATGTCTGGCATAACGGTTACGGGCCGGCAGTGGCGACGGATTTTATCAACCGGTTTCGCGAAGATGTGGCGTTAATGAAAGCGGCAGGGCTGACGCACTATCGCACCTCCATCAACTGGTCACGTTTTCTCACCGATTATGAGAACGCGATTGTTGATGAAGAGTACGCGGCCTATTACGACCAGTTGATTGATGAGATGCAGCGCCAGGGCATTGAACTGATGTTATGCCTCGAACATTACGAACTGCCGCTGCAATTGCTGGAGGCGTATGGCGGCTGGCAGTCAAAGCATGTGGTCGAGCTATTTACGCGCTATGTCGAAAAGGTGTTTGCCCGCTACGCCGGAAAAGTGACGCGCTGGTTTGTTTTTAATGAGCCGATTGTGGTGCAGACCCGCGTCTATCTTGATGCGATACGCTGGCCCTATGAGCAGAACACGCATAAATGGATGCAGTGGAATCACCATAAAAATCTTGCCACGGCGAAGGTGGTGAAACTGTTCCGCCAGCAGGGATACGCCGGCACGATTGGCACCATTCTTAATCCTGAGGTGACTTATCCGCGATCGTCGGCCGCGCACGATGTTCAAGCCGCGCAACGCTACGATCTGTTTTATAACCGGGTATTTCTCGACCCGGCGATCAAAGGCACCTATCCCGCTGAAATGCTGCAGCTGCTGGCTAAACATGACGTGCAGTGGGACGCGACGGAGGAGGAGCTGGCGATCATCGCCGCCAATACCGTCGATGAAGTGGGGCTCAATCTTTACTATCCGCATCGGGTGAAAGCGCCTTCTCGTGCCTGGCATCCGGAGACGCCGTTTCACCCCGCTTTTTATTACGAGCATTTTGAGCTACCGGGCCGCCGCATGAACAGTTCGCGCGGTTGGGAAATTCAGCCGCGCATTGTTTTCGACATGGCGCAGCGTATGAAAGAGGAGTACGGCAATCTGCCGTGGTTTGTGGCGGAGAGCGGCATGGGCATCGAAAACGAAGCGCAATTTAAGAATGCGCAGGGGGAAATTCAGGACGACTACCGCATTAACTTTATTGCTGAACATCTTTACCAGGCGGTGCGCGCGCGTGAAGCGGGCAGCAACTGTCTGGGCTATATGCTGTGGGCGTTTACCGACAATGTTTCACCGATGAATGCGTTCAAAAACCGCTACGGACTGATCGAGATTGATCTCGACAATCAACGCCAGCGGCGGATGAAGAAATCGGCGCACTGGTTCCGTCAGTTGCGTGACTCGCAGCAATTGACCCTCAATATTGACGATGAAGCCAAATAA
- a CDS encoding aldolase, whose product MALETAEVRISTSWQRPENKWLAAFAEFPVANIGDAMERLNMCDGGIVPVSSKTAFVGFAFPVQVTAGDNAAVIRALDYIQPGDVMMINGQGHIDRALVGEQLTQRFQHAGAVAQVIDGAVRDRSVIESTGLPTFCRGTTPAGPFKNGPGVIGEPVAIGGVVCCAGDIVVGDDDGVIIIPFWRAEAVLAAVQEVARREAEMTAEVTRQYK is encoded by the coding sequence ATGGCTCTTGAAACGGCTGAAGTGCGTATTTCTACCTCATGGCAGCGCCCAGAGAATAAATGGCTGGCGGCATTTGCTGAATTTCCGGTTGCCAATATTGGTGACGCGATGGAAAGACTGAATATGTGCGATGGTGGCATTGTTCCGGTCTCCTCAAAAACGGCATTTGTCGGCTTTGCCTTTCCGGTGCAGGTCACGGCAGGCGATAACGCTGCGGTGATTCGCGCACTGGATTACATCCAGCCGGGCGACGTGATGATGATCAACGGCCAGGGACACATCGATCGGGCGCTGGTGGGCGAGCAATTGACGCAGCGTTTTCAGCATGCCGGTGCGGTGGCGCAGGTTATCGACGGCGCGGTTCGCGATCGCAGCGTGATTGAGTCCACCGGCTTACCCACATTCTGTCGCGGCACCACGCCGGCAGGTCCGTTCAAAAACGGTCCTGGCGTCATCGGTGAGCCGGTCGCGATTGGCGGCGTGGTGTGCTGCGCCGGCGATATTGTGGTTGGCGACGATGATGGCGTCATCATCATTCCGTTCTGGCGTGCAGAGGCGGTATTAGCGGCGGTGCAGGAAGTCGCACGCCGTGAAGCAGAGATGACGGCAGAAGTGACGCGTCAATATAAGTAA
- a CDS encoding GNAT family N-acetyltransferase yields the protein MEKSTNSTDVMVCAYQADITYPGNKHFDCGNAIINSFVRNSLKKSVKDGNCAAKALIDANTGELLGICTFSAYSLLKQKLTGVLSGSMPAEVGVVRLVMLGVAIREQKRGYGQDLLGAFFDHVKIIHDALPVKGVYLDAEPQAVNFYTRLGFVTLHEPPNVFGAIPMFLAIQHILAA from the coding sequence ATGGAAAAGTCGACAAATAGCACCGACGTTATGGTGTGCGCTTACCAGGCAGACATCACCTATCCCGGCAATAAACACTTCGATTGCGGCAATGCAATCATTAATTCCTTTGTACGCAACTCGCTTAAAAAAAGCGTAAAAGATGGAAACTGCGCAGCTAAAGCGTTGATCGACGCTAACACAGGCGAGCTGTTAGGAATATGTACGTTCAGCGCTTATTCCCTATTGAAGCAGAAACTTACTGGTGTGTTGTCAGGTTCAATGCCAGCTGAAGTAGGCGTTGTGCGCTTAGTCATGCTGGGAGTGGCAATCCGTGAACAAAAGAGAGGTTATGGCCAGGATCTGTTGGGGGCATTCTTCGACCACGTCAAAATAATTCATGATGCATTGCCTGTAAAAGGCGTTTATCTGGATGCCGAACCGCAAGCCGTGAATTTTTACACCCGTCTGGGGTTTGTAACATTGCATGAGCCGCCAAATGTATTTGGCGCAATCCCGATGTTTCTGGCGATTCAACACATTCTGGCGGCATGA
- a CDS encoding PTS lactose/cellobiose transporter subunit IIA: MDFEQTMMELLINAGEARSQAMMAIQQARKGDWQGADDALAASDEAAKAAHKIQTALIGADEGSGKVPVTLIMVHAQDHLMMAMLCRDLAGELVLLRKELQGH, from the coding sequence ATGGATTTTGAACAAACGATGATGGAGTTGCTGATTAATGCCGGTGAGGCGAGATCGCAAGCCATGATGGCGATTCAGCAAGCTCGCAAAGGCGACTGGCAAGGGGCGGATGACGCGTTAGCGGCGTCGGACGAAGCTGCAAAGGCGGCGCATAAGATCCAAACTGCGTTAATTGGCGCCGATGAAGGCAGCGGCAAAGTGCCGGTCACGCTGATTATGGTGCATGCACAGGATCATCTAATGATGGCGATGCTCTGCCGCGACCTGGCGGGCGAGTTAGTGCTGTTGCGTAAGGAGTTGCAAGGTCACTGA
- a CDS encoding FCD domain-containing protein, producing the protein MEKAGAPQEKKQYQEIGQHLRQQILDGHYPVGSRLPPERQLAETWGVSRTIVREALLMLELEGTVDIRQSSGVYVMRIPSASEDAEEAFFRSDVGPFEMLQARQLLESNIAAFAAKMATKADIENLRRTLEQEQRAIALNDSSQDNDKLFHLLLAGATQNQMLLDTVTSVWRHHEASPLWQQLRPQYETRAYRLKWLGDHQTILAALRRRDVMGSWQAMWQHLENVKNTLLELSDADAPDFDGYLFESVPIFQGKLM; encoded by the coding sequence GTGGAAAAAGCCGGAGCGCCACAAGAGAAAAAGCAGTATCAGGAAATTGGTCAACATCTGCGTCAGCAAATCCTTGATGGCCATTATCCCGTTGGCTCACGACTGCCGCCTGAGCGCCAGTTAGCTGAAACCTGGGGCGTGAGCCGCACCATTGTGCGTGAAGCGTTGCTGATGCTGGAGCTGGAAGGCACCGTAGATATTCGCCAGAGCTCCGGCGTATACGTGATGCGCATTCCTTCCGCCAGTGAAGATGCAGAAGAGGCCTTTTTCCGCAGTGATGTCGGCCCGTTCGAGATGTTGCAGGCGCGTCAGCTGCTGGAGAGCAACATTGCGGCCTTCGCCGCCAAAATGGCCACCAAAGCCGATATCGAAAACCTGCGTCGTACGCTGGAGCAGGAGCAGCGCGCCATCGCACTCAATGACAGCAGCCAGGATAACGACAAGTTATTTCATTTGCTGTTAGCAGGCGCAACGCAAAATCAGATGCTGCTCGACACGGTCACCAGCGTCTGGCGTCATCACGAAGCCAGCCCGCTTTGGCAGCAACTGCGACCGCAGTATGAAACCCGCGCCTATCGCCTGAAGTGGTTAGGCGATCATCAAACGATTCTGGCGGCGCTGCGACGTCGTGATGTGATGGGATCCTGGCAGGCGATGTGGCAGCACCTGGAAAACGTCAAGAACACGCTGCTAGAGTTGTCCGATGCGGATGCACCAGACTTCGACGGTTATCTGTTCGAATCAGTGCCGATTTTCCAGGGAAAATTGATGTGA